One bacterium DNA window includes the following coding sequences:
- a CDS encoding EAL domain-containing protein: AGPDRPAAAAALLSYPVAEALAPYRKLVLTLLAVFALGLVVLVAGGLAIARNLTRPLRELAGVTRRVAEGDYRSVLPPTRERELADLADNFNRMVVAVQEREGRLRHQAEHDADTGLPNRLGLASLLTRREIMARPYAVVMAEVQQLPELRTVLDHQSLNALLRGVGERLERLCGAPVTRVATEAFVVLIDPEPAPDVVASIIRNGFLTPFQVAGTTVDVGLRLGLVDRDGAPLDLATLLQRAHAALDRARTAPDGTAWYDPSAQGAHERRLSLMSDLREGLRAGEVQFAYQPKFDCRAGRITAVEALVRWHSPTRGFVPPDDFIPLAERTGNVRHLTHWALEQAVARIAAWRGEGHELAVAVNISATDLADRGLVGRIRDLLQRHRVPAPLLHLELTESAVMDDPGRALDLLGSLSGLGVRLAIDDFGAGYSSLGYLKRLPVDELKIDKSFVMNLAQSEEDRILVRSTIDLGHNLGLRVTAEGVEDAATVDLLRGYGCDMLQGYHIGRPTTVAELENLLREESHV, translated from the coding sequence CGCCGGCCCCGACCGCCCCGCCGCGGCCGCGGCCCTGCTTTCCTACCCGGTCGCCGAGGCGCTGGCCCCCTACCGCAAGCTCGTCCTGACGCTGCTGGCGGTGTTCGCCCTCGGGCTCGTCGTGCTCGTGGCGGGCGGCCTGGCCATCGCCCGCAACCTGACCCGGCCACTGCGCGAGCTCGCCGGCGTGACGCGGCGCGTGGCCGAAGGGGACTACCGCAGCGTGCTGCCGCCCACCCGCGAGCGCGAGCTCGCCGATCTGGCCGACAACTTCAACCGCATGGTCGTGGCCGTGCAGGAGCGCGAAGGCCGGCTGCGCCACCAGGCCGAGCACGACGCGGACACGGGCCTGCCCAACCGTCTCGGCCTGGCCTCGCTGCTGACGCGGCGCGAGATCATGGCCCGGCCCTACGCGGTGGTGATGGCCGAGGTGCAGCAGCTGCCGGAGCTGCGCACGGTCCTCGACCACCAGTCCCTCAATGCGCTGCTGCGCGGGGTGGGGGAGCGGCTCGAACGGCTCTGCGGTGCACCGGTCACGCGGGTGGCGACCGAGGCGTTCGTGGTCCTGATCGATCCGGAGCCCGCGCCGGACGTGGTGGCGTCCATCATCCGCAACGGATTCCTGACGCCTTTCCAGGTGGCCGGCACCACCGTCGACGTGGGCCTGCGGCTGGGCCTGGTCGACCGTGACGGCGCGCCCCTCGACCTGGCCACGCTGCTGCAGCGCGCCCACGCGGCCCTCGACCGCGCCCGCACCGCCCCGGACGGCACGGCGTGGTACGACCCGTCGGCCCAGGGCGCCCACGAGCGGCGCCTGTCCCTCATGAGCGACCTGCGCGAGGGCCTTCGCGCAGGCGAGGTCCAGTTCGCCTACCAGCCCAAGTTCGACTGCCGGGCCGGCCGGATCACCGCCGTCGAGGCGCTCGTGCGCTGGCACAGCCCGACCCGGGGCTTCGTGCCGCCCGACGACTTCATTCCCCTGGCCGAACGCACGGGCAACGTGCGCCATCTGACCCACTGGGCCCTGGAGCAGGCCGTGGCCCGCATCGCGGCCTGGCGCGGCGAGGGCCACGAGCTGGCCGTGGCGGTGAACATCTCGGCCACCGATCTGGCCGACCGCGGCCTGGTGGGCCGCATCCGCGACCTGCTGCAGCGGCACCGCGTGCCCGCGCCGCTGCTCCATCTGGAACTGACCGAATCGGCGGTCATGGACGATCCCGGGCGGGCCCTCGACCTGCTGGGCAGCCTGTCCGGCCTGGGCGTCCGGCTCGCCATCGACGACTTCGGGGCGGGCTACTCGTCCCTCGGCTACCTCAAGCGCCTGCCCGTGGACGAGCTGAAGATCGACAAGTCCTTCGTCATGAACCTGGCGCAGAGCGAGGAGGACCGCATCCTCGTGCGCTCGACCATCGACCTGGGCCACAACCTCGGCCTGCGCGTCACCGCCGAGGGCGTCGAGGACGCGGCCACGGTCGACCTGCTGCGCGGCTACGGCTGCGACATGCTCCAGGGCTACCACATCGGCCGGCCGACCACGGTCGCCGAACTCGAGAACCTGCTCCGGGAGGAAAGCCATGTCTAG